The window GCCGGGAATCTCGGCCTGGGCAAGCTCCTCCATCTCTAAGGTATTAGTGAGATAGAGTTTGACCCTATCGTCCCTCTGGAGTCTATAACCAAGTCCTTCTAATAGAAAAGACATCTTTAAATGGCCAACTGCATAGGGCGCCATCATTAGTTCAAAGGCATAGAAATTTTTAAGGATATGTTCCTTGATAAATTTTTCTTTACCCCCCTCACCATATTTGGAGACAAATTCTTCTACGGCTAATTTGGATGCCTCAGCCAAAAAGGTAAGCGTGCCGGCGGCCGGGTCTAAAACAGTAACCGAATCACTGGCAAATCCATCTGCTCTATTAAAATGTTCCTTCAAAATATCTTGTAAGGAACGGGCAATGTAGGAGACCACAGGTTCGGGAGTATAATAGACACCCCTCTTTTCCCTCGTTTGTGGGTCATATTCAGCTAAAAAAGTTTCATAGAAGTGGACAATGGGGTCTTTGCCCTTGCCTTCATGGAAATACTGATGAAGGATATTTTTAACATCAGTAACGGCTAAGACTTCGGAAATATCGTCTATAATCCATTCCATCTGCGGGGGCAACTTGCCGCGAGAAACAAACTCAAAAACATCTCGCAATATTCCGATAGTGCCGGGGATATTATCATAAGCCAATTTGCGGTTAAATCCATTTTGTGAGCGAGTGCGAGCCGCAAAAAGACCATAGGTGATAGTCTGAGCGTATAGATCGGCAAAATCTTCCCTGGTAAGCCCCTTGATGAGATATTCCTGAAATGCCTTATAGAATCCCAGGATAAAACCTTTGCCTTTTTCTTCCTCTTCTTTTAATTCTTCTATGATGACTTGGTCTTTCAAGAAACGGGTTCTTTTGGCCAGTTCTATAGCCAAAGACTCTGCGGTATAGGTTTGAGGAAGAGAGAAAGAGAAAAATTTGTTTAATAAGCCCAGGAAATCTTTTTCCTTCTCTACAGGGGGAATTGTTTTTAATGTGTGGATAATAAAAGGCCGGGCAATAAGAACTCTATCAATTAATTGCCCATTACGGTACAAGCGAAATTCAAAAAAGTTGGTCAGGATAAGATTGGGAAAAGTTTTAAGGTATCTCTTAAGCTGCTCAGTGTCTTCTATAATATCAAGATTCTTCTCTATGGGCCTTTTTGCTTCTATGTATCCGACAATGTTTTGCTTCCCATCCCAAATTCTAAAATCGGGGTTGCCGGCATCAGTCTTTTTAGGCAAGGTAGTGATATAAATCCGCTTTTTATTGATGGAGTTAGAAAAGGTTTGGAGAAGTCCTTCCAGAGTAGAATAATAACTTTCCTCACGGGCATCTTCTCTTAAGGCTACCTCAAATATTTTTCTTAAATATGCCTTTAGCATCTGGGATTATTCCTTAAGCTAAATCTTATTTGCCTCTCTTACTCTTCTATGATAATGGTAAATTTTGTGTAATTATGTAGAATATGTAGCTGTTTATTGCACTTTTGTAATTCTTTGAATTTCTGGGTCAGTAAATATATCAAATTCGTCCATTGATTTCGTAGAAAATTCTGATACTACTGCACCATCTTTTCCTGCCTGGAACCAGTGAAGTGTGTCTGGTTGCAATGTATATTGGCTGCCTGGACTGAGTTCTATCTGATTCCAGACCGTATAATACTTCTCTTTTCCTTTCGGAGGTTTTGCCTTTAACTTATGAGTTGGATTCCCAGGCACATAAAGATAAACTTTCCCCCATCTACACCGGAAGGTCTCCTCCTTTCCCTGCTTACTGCCAACAGGAGGATGCCTGTGTTCAGGACAGGTTTGATAGGGAAACATTACAATTTCTTTTGCACAACACCTGTCGGTATTTACATAAACAAGAATTTCAACCCCTGTATCTTTCAGTCTTCCAAGACCAAGATCTGCAACCTCTATTTTTGTCTTTTCTTGCTCTGTAATAACTATCCCTGCTTTTTCAAGGTACTTAAGTGCTTTTTGTTGCGCCAGTTTTAATTGCATTTTTGTGAGCATCTCATCCTCCTATATCTGTTCTATTCCTGCCTCAAGACTATATCTTCTGCTCTCACCTGGTTTTAAGAATTGCAATCTTCCTGATTTTCTTTCCTTTGCCCTTCCCTCAACAAGACAGTTAGATGGTTCAATACCGAGAACATACATACCCTGTCCCATCATCTTCCACTGGATAAGACAGGGAAGTTCGTTCTTGAAATACTTAATATAAAAACGAATACCTATATTCTTATTCTCAATGAATACCTGGACACTGCCATTTTTATCAGGTTCTATATTGTGGTAGTAGCACTTTTCTTTATAGCCAGGGATAGGCAATGAGAACCTGTTCCATCTTTCTTTTTCTGCTTCACCATTCCTTGGCTTTGTCTTGCCGGGGGGTAGTATCAGTTTTACATTTTTATCAATAAGGGGAAATCCAAAATTGAAGTGATAAAGTATCATATGCTCTGTATTTTGATATCCTAAATTTTCTATTTTATCCTGGATAAAGAGTCTATTTTCGCCCATTTTCGCCTGGATTTTTCTTTCAAGGCAGATGTTTTCTTCAAAATTTGAAACCTCATACATTTTTCCTTTTACAGACATAATGTAATCATTGTTTTCCCATATCTCATCTACACAAACACTACCTGCAGGGATGTTAGATATTCTACCGTGAAGACCAAGTTTTTTACCTTTATCAACACAGGGCCTTCCAATATAAGTTAATCCGCAGGTTGTAAGAAGTCCGCCAAAAAAACTTCTTAAAAATCCTGTCCCCTCAGGTTCAAAATAATAGGGTGAAACAATCCCTGTGGGAGAAATCCATGCCAGGGGTATACTTTTGTATTCACAAGACGCTATATCCATCCCTCTTCCAGGAAGAACAGTAAATTTAAAACCTGTGCCGGTTTTAAAGTCAATAGCAGAAACACCCTTTTCCCTGCCGTCTTGAAGTTGATACTGTTTTATTCCTCCAATCTGAGAAATATTGCCAACCCTTTTAAGAAGTTCATCCTTTGTGAATTCTTTTCCCCAGAGTTTCATTTTTGTTATCCTCCGTAATATTAAACTTTTTTATATATACATTTAATATTGATATTGCAGAAGGGGTTATGCCTGAGATTTTAGATGCCTGTGCAAGGTCTTCTGGTTGCCTTTTTGAAAGTTTTTCAACTATTTCTTTTGAAAGCCCTGATATTTTTGAAAAATCCATACCTTTAGGTATTTTTATTTTTGAAAGGTGTTTTGTTTTTTCAATTTCTTTTAAGTGTCGCTGTATATATCCCTCATATTTTACATCAGTCTGAACCTGAAACGCAACATCCTCTTCTAAATCTTCAGCTTTTTTATAAAGTATTTTTATATCTGAATATGTAACATCGGGTCTTTTTAAAAATTCATCAAGGCTTACAGGCCTGTTTATTGAACCCATATTTAAGGGAAGTATCATCGTTGTTTTCAGATGTTGTTTTTCTTCTTCAATAATCTTCTTTTTCCTTTCTACTTCTCTATAAAAACCCTCTGATAAAAGTCCAAACCTGTAACCATATCTTGAAAGTCTTATGTGCGCATTGTCCTCTCTTAAAATAAGTCTGTACTCAACCCTTGATGTGAACATCCTGTATGGCTCGTCAGTTCCTTTTGTTACAAGGTCATCCATAAGAACACCGATATATCCCTCATATCTGTGCATAATAAACGGCTCTTTTTCTTTTATAAAAAGCGCTGCATTTATGCCTGCTATAAGACCCTGTGCTGCTGCTTCTTCGTAGCCGGTAGTTCCATTTATTTGTCCTGCAAAAAAAAGTCCCCTTATATTTTTTGTTTCAAGTGTATGTTTTAATTGTGTTGGTTCTATAAAATCATACTCAATGCCATATCCGTACTGCAAGAATTGTGCCTTTTTAAGTCCCTCTATGCTATGAATCATTTTTTCTTGTACATCTTTCGGAAGGCTTGTGGATATTCCATTAAGGTACGCCTGGGGTGTGTGTCTTCCTTCCGGTTCTATAAATATGTGGTGTCTTTCCCTGTTTGAAAATCGGACAACCTTATCTTCTATTGAAGGGCAGTATCTTACACCTTTTGCTTTTATTACACCTGTATAAAGCGGTGAACGGTTCAGGTTATTTAAAATAATCTGATGTGTGGTTTTGTTTGTGTATGTAAGATAACACAGGATTTGTTCCTGTTTCATCGGTTTTGTTCTAAATGAAAAACCAGATGGCGGGGTATCACCTTCTATTTTTTTTAATTTTTCAAGGTTTATTGTTTTTATATCAATCCTGGGACAGGTTCCGGTCTTAAAGCGTCCCACACTAAAACCCATATCTTGAATCTGGATAGCCACTTTTGAAACAGCCTTTTCTTGCAATCTTCCAGAGGGAAAATTTTCAAGTCCGATATGTATAATTCCCCTGAAAAATGTCCCGGGGCAAAAAACAGCGGCCTTACATTCAATCTGTTCCTGATTATTAATTTCAATAGAACAGATAGAGTTAGCCCTTGTTTTTAACCCTGTAACCTCTGCCTCAATTATTTTAAGGTTTTTCTGATTTTCAAGAATCTGTCTTATATATATTCTATATTCTTTCCTGTCTATCTGACACCTTGAAGACCTTACAGCAGGGCCATAAGATGTGTTAAGCCTTTTAAATTGTATGCCGCAAACGTCTGCTGCAAGTCCCATCTGGCCGCCAAGCGCATCTATTTCTTTTACAAGCTGTCCCTTCCCAATCCCGCCGATTGCAGGATTGCAAGAACATTCACCTATCTTATCAAGGCTTAAGGTTATAAGAAGTGTTGAGCACCCCATCCTGCTTGATGCAAGGGCTGCTTCTGTGCCAGAGTGTCCCGCCCCTACTATGGCTACATCAAACTGTTTTTCCATATATTTAGTCTTATAAGATTCAGAGCATACTGGACAGTGGTGTGCTTTATATCTTCTCTAGGGCTTGAAAATATAAACCTATGTGTATGTATATCTTTTTTGTCTGCGATTGAAATAAAAACAAGTCCGACAGGTTTTTGTTTTGTTCCGCCTCCGGGTCCTGCAATTCCGGTAATACCAATAGCATATGTGCTGTTTGAAATCCTCTTAACTCCTTCTGCCATCTGTTCTGCAATTTGTTCACTTACTGCACCATATCTTTTAATCAGTCTTTCTTGAACACCTAAAATTTTTATTTTACTTTCATTGCTGTATGATGTAATTCCTACCAAAAAATATTTTGAACTTCCCGAAACATTTGTTATCCTGTTTGACAGAAGCCCTCCTGTGCAGGATTCGGCAACCGATAGTGTTGATGAGTTTTTTAAAAGTAGAGCCCCTACAACCTCTTCAAGGGTTTCCTTGTCTTTCCCAAAGATGTTATTTTTTAGTCTTTTTTCTATTTCTTTTTCTACACTTTCAAATTTTTTGTTTGCCTGTTCTATATCTTTTGCCTTTGTTCTTATTCTTAATTCTACCTGTGAAAGATGAGCATAAATTCCAACTGTTATATCAGGGCCGAGGGTTAAAATATCTTTTACTTTTTCATTTACCTCTGATTCTCTGATGCCCATAGTTTTAATTGTTCGTGTAAAAAGACTCTGTTTAGAGTGCTTTTTAAGATAAGTCATCAGATACCCTTCTACCATCGTTTGCATTTCTCTGGAAACGCCTGGAAAAAGAAACACATCACATGCTTTTATTTTTATATATATACCTGGTGCTGTCCCGATACTGTTTTCTATTACCCTTGAACCTTTTAGGACATATGCCTGTTTTATATCTAATGAAACATCAATATTTTTTTCTCTTGAAAATCTTTTTATGTTTTTTAATGTTTTTTTATGTAAGACAAGAGGGATATTAAATATCTTTGAGACAGATCGGACTGTTACATCATCTACTGTGGCACCAAGTCCGCCTGTTGCTATTACTATATCAGACCTTTTGACCGCACTTTTAAAAACACTCCCAATTCTTTCAGGGTTGTCCCCGACATCGGTATGATAGTGGACATCTATACCCCTTTGAGCCATTTTTTCAGATACAAACCTTACATTAGTATTTAAGATATCACCTGTAAGAAGTTCTGTCCCTATACAAATAATTTCTGCTTTCATAATAATAAGGCGCCTTTTGATGGTTCAAATCTGTATGTATCACAGTTTATATTAGTTTTCTTAAAATAGTTTTCTTTTATATATTTTGAAAATCCATCAAACCTTTCCCTTTTAAGAAGTGTAACGGTGCATCCCCCAAAGCCTGCACCTGTCATTCTGCTTCCATAAACACCGGGAAAGTTTTTTGCAAGCCTTACAAGTATATCAAGTTCTTTACAACTTACCGAATAAAGATCACGAAGCGATGTATGCGATTCATACATAAGTTTGCCAAACCCAACAACATCATTTTTTTTAAGAAATTCAGCAGCCTTCACAGTCCTTTCTATTTCCCTTACAACATGTTCACATCTTGACCATATGTTTCCTAAAAACTTTTTTCTGTATCTGAGCAATACATCAGGGGTTATATCCCTGAGCGCTTTTATTTTTAATCCACTGGCATTAAGCATCCGAACACCCTGTTCACAGTCAGCCCTTCTTCTGTTATACTCTGAATCAACAAGTTGCCGTTTTACTTTGCTATCTACAACAGCAAAACAGAACCCATCCGGTACAGGAACATACTTATATTTAAGACTTCTGCAATCAAGAAATAGTGCATTCTTTTTTTTTCCCAGTGCAGATGCAAACTGGTCCATTATTCCACATCTTGTTCCTACAAACTCATTTTCAGCCCTCTGACATAACCTTATTCCTCTGATTGGGACAACATCAAAACCATTTAATTTCATCCACATCATTAAACCCGCAACCTCCATTGCAGCAGATGAACTTAAACCAGAACCTATGGGGATATTTCCGTCAATCTCAGCCTCAATACCAGAAAGGGTCTTACCCTGTTTCTGCAATTCAAAACTAACCCCCAGTATATAGTTTGCCCAATGGAACTGACTTTTTTCTATTTTTTCAATACTCCCTTCATATGTCTGGTCAAATAGCTTTGAATGAAGAATTATCTTCCTGTCGCTTCTTTTTTTCGCTCTTATTCTTATATATCTATCTATTGCCACAGGAAGGACAAATCCGTCGTTATAGTCTGTATGTTCCCCTATAAGATTTACTCTTCCCGGTGCTGCAACATTTATTTCAGACATTTTAATCTCCTATGTT is drawn from bacterium Unc6 and contains these coding sequences:
- a CDS encoding D-lyxose/D-mannose family sugar isomerase; translation: MLTKMQLKLAQQKALKYLEKAGIVITEQEKTKIEVADLGLGRLKDTGVEILVYVNTDRCCAKEIVMFPYQTCPEHRHPPVGSKQGKEETFRCRWGKVYLYVPGNPTHKLKAKPPKGKEKYYTVWNQIELSPGSQYTLQPDTLHWFQAGKDGAVVSEFSTKSMDEFDIFTDPEIQRITKVQ
- a CDS encoding tRNA uridine-5-carboxymethylaminomethyl(34) synthesis enzyme MnmG, giving the protein MEKQFDVAIVGAGHSGTEAALASSRMGCSTLLITLSLDKIGECSCNPAIGGIGKGQLVKEIDALGGQMGLAADVCGIQFKRLNTSYGPAVRSSRCQIDRKEYRIYIRQILENQKNLKIIEAEVTGLKTRANSICSIEINNQEQIECKAAVFCPGTFFRGIIHIGLENFPSGRLQEKAVSKVAIQIQDMGFSVGRFKTGTCPRIDIKTINLEKLKKIEGDTPPSGFSFRTKPMKQEQILCYLTYTNKTTHQIILNNLNRSPLYTGVIKAKGVRYCPSIEDKVVRFSNRERHHIFIEPEGRHTPQAYLNGISTSLPKDVQEKMIHSIEGLKKAQFLQYGYGIEYDFIEPTQLKHTLETKNIRGLFFAGQINGTTGYEEAAAQGLIAGINAALFIKEKEPFIMHRYEGYIGVLMDDLVTKGTDEPYRMFTSRVEYRLILREDNAHIRLSRYGYRFGLLSEGFYREVERKKKIIEEEKQHLKTTMILPLNMGSINRPVSLDEFLKRPDVTYSDIKILYKKAEDLEEDVAFQVQTDVKYEGYIQRHLKEIEKTKHLSKIKIPKGMDFSKISGLSKEIVEKLSKRQPEDLAQASKISGITPSAISILNVYIKKFNITEDNKNETLGKRIHKG
- a CDS encoding competence/damage-inducible protein A, which gives rise to MKAEIICIGTELLTGDILNTNVRFVSEKMAQRGIDVHYHTDVGDNPERIGSVFKSAVKRSDIVIATGGLGATVDDVTVRSVSKIFNIPLVLHKKTLKNIKRFSREKNIDVSLDIKQAYVLKGSRVIENSIGTAPGIYIKIKACDVFLFPGVSREMQTMVEGYLMTYLKKHSKQSLFTRTIKTMGIRESEVNEKVKDILTLGPDITVGIYAHLSQVELRIRTKAKDIEQANKKFESVEKEIEKRLKNNIFGKDKETLEEVVGALLLKNSSTLSVAESCTGGLLSNRITNVSGSSKYFLVGITSYSNESKIKILGVQERLIKRYGAVSEQIAEQMAEGVKRISNSTYAIGITGIAGPGGGTKQKPVGLVFISIADKKDIHTHRFIFSSPREDIKHTTVQYALNLIRLNIWKNSLM
- a CDS encoding galactokinase, translating into MSEINVAAPGRVNLIGEHTDYNDGFVLPVAIDRYIRIRAKKRSDRKIILHSKLFDQTYEGSIEKIEKSQFHWANYILGVSFELQKQGKTLSGIEAEIDGNIPIGSGLSSSAAMEVAGLMMWMKLNGFDVVPIRGIRLCQRAENEFVGTRCGIMDQFASALGKKKNALFLDCRSLKYKYVPVPDGFCFAVVDSKVKRQLVDSEYNRRRADCEQGVRMLNASGLKIKALRDITPDVLLRYRKKFLGNIWSRCEHVVREIERTVKAAEFLKKNDVVGFGKLMYESHTSLRDLYSVSCKELDILVRLAKNFPGVYGSRMTGAGFGGCTVTLLKRERFDGFSKYIKENYFKKTNINCDTYRFEPSKGALLL